CGTACAATATCCTATGAGCACCGATAGATTAGGATATCGTAGGGTAAACTAACCTAATTCCAGCCCCATTGTAGTGGTTTGGAAgctatatatattttgacaaattgAAGATAGTAAATTTCCTTTTAAACATTTCTATATTATAATAGAATCAGAAAGCACGAAGTGAGATATGAATAAATTCTCAAAAATTACCTTTGAAATCTGACCTTGCACAGCCAAGGAAAGCAGCATTCAAAAATCCCCGCCTTATAAACTTGAATATCATTAAGGCCACTTACAACATTGCAAAAAGAAGAAATTTAAGCCCCCTACATCATTAGAAATCATATTGAAGAGCATTTGGTACTAGGTAAATAGcttattttttttcaagtaaAAAAGTTCCTGGAATTAGGTAATAGGCTGGAATTAGGTTAGTTTATGCCACAGGATATTATCCAAAGGTACTCCTATTTAATCTTTGGACGTCACAATTATCCGCAGTCGTATCTAGTTTGACTAATAGTGACTTTTTAGTAAGATATGGCTCGTCATTTACACGCTGTTGTGAACAATAAGGCgcactttcattttgtcagCCAGCGCTCTTTCCTTTGCCGTCTCGGATATAGGTCCCCGGTTTTTATTAAGACAGGCTGTTACTATTCTAACGAGCGTTTCGATCgatgatttcaataaaataattgaagGCAAGTTATGTTTTGAAAAACATAACTTGTGTATCTATGAGTTTGAAATCAATGACAATTCAATAGATTCAGGAACCAAGGAACTATGAGATAATCAAACTTCGTGATCTTGGACTAGTATAAATAGAGTAACCTGCTTAATCCGCAGGAGGAATTTAGTTCTAacagtaaaacatatttacagtgTGTGTATGCATATTGAGATTGAAACAAAAATAGACAAAATTCATAGATAGACAGACTTTTATTGTCTAACATAATGCTTCGTATTACACTATTTTGGATGATGGTATTGACGAAGGTCTTCTATTTTGTTCAGATTTGCTTGAGGTAGtattttttcaatgaaatataaatgtcacATTATTATAAATGTAATCAAACGATAACTTTGAATTCGATTGAAAATTGCATACATGCATATCtaataaattttcattttgttcttttttcatattttccacATATCCACGATGGCATTGGTGATAGGAGAGAAAATCCAGGTATAGTTAAACGACCGATCCAGGTAATATTATCCATAATGCGTGACGTCATCTCCAGTATCCAAGTCAGCCTATGACTGTAAAATATGATGCTTAAGTGAGGGCAATATCACATGTACGGCTAGAAAGGTGTACTATAAGGGTCACTACGTCACATGTACGGCTATAAAGGTGTACTATAAGGGCCACTTCGTCACATGTACGGCTATAAAGGTGTACTATAATGGTCACTACGTCACATGTACGGCTATAAAAGTGTACTACTAGTATAAGGGTCACTACGTCACATGTATGGCTATAAAGGTGTACTATAAGGGCCACTACGTCACATGTACGGCTATAAAGGTGTACTATAATGGTCACTACGTCACATGTACGGCTATAAAAGTGTACTACTAGTATAAGGGTCACTACGTCACATGTATGGCTATAAAGGTGTACTATAAGGGCCACTACGTCACATGTACGGCTATAAAGATGTACTATAAGGGCCACTACGTCACATGTACTGCTATAAAGGTGTACTACTAGTATAAGGGTCACTACGTTACATGTACGGCTACAAAGGTGTACTATAAGGGTCACTACGTCAAATGTACGGCTATAAAGGTGTGCTATAAGGGTCACTATGTCACATGTGCAGGCTTTATGTGTATACTACAAACACTTTATGGTTCAGACCTCAAGTGACAATCATTGTATTGATAAAAAGTAACATGTACCGtattatatcatacaaaatTGCGACAGGTAGTTTACATGATTAACTTTTGGATCAGTAACAatttactgtatattttattatgatgacaattaatatgcatatgtagctgtatataaTAGTAAATACAAATACGTACATGCATATACTAATTAAGATCGATATGTATCTGTAAAGGATATCTAACATGGTAAGTACGTGTATATCATAGTTAAAATGGATACGTATCTGTATAGAATATTTAACATGGATACGTACCTGTATAGAATAGTTAACACGGATACGTACGTGTATATTATAGTTAACATGGATACGTACCTGTATAGAATAGTTAACACGGATACGTACGTGTATATTATAGTTAACATGGATACGTACCTGTATAGAATAGTTAACACGGATACGTACGTGTATATTATAGTTAACATGGATACGTACCTGTATAGAATAGTTAACATGGATACGTACGTGTATATTATAGTTAACATGGATACGTACCTGTATATAATAGTTAACATGGATACGTACGTGTATATTATAGTTAACATGGATACGTACCTGTATAGAATAGTTAACACGGATACGTACGTGTATATTATAGTTAACATGGATACGTAcgtgtatataatatttaacatGGATACGTACGTGTATATTATAGTTAACATGGATACGTACCTGTATAGAATAGTTAACACGGATACGTACGTGTATATTATAGTTAACATGGATACGTACCTGTATAGAATAGTTAACATGGATACGTACGTGTATATTATAGTTAACATGGATACGTACCTGTATAGAATAGTTAACACGGATACGTACGTGTATATTATAGTTAACATGGATACGTACGTGTATATTATAGTTAACATGGATACGTACCTGTATAGAATAGTTAACACGGATACGTACGTGTATATTATAGTTAACATGGATACGTACCTGTATAGAATAGTTAACACGGATACGTACGTGTATATTATAGTTAACATGGATACGTACCTGTATAGAATAGTTAACATGGATACGTATCTGTATAGAATATTTAACATGGATACGTACGTGTATATTATAGTTAACATGGATACGTACCTGTATAGAATAGTTAACACGGATACGTACGTGTATATTATAGTTAACATGGATACGTACCTGTATAGAATAGTTAACATGGATACGTACGTGTATATTATAGTTAACATGGATACGTACCTGTATAGAATAGTTAACACGGATACGTACGTGTATATTATAGTTAACATGGATACGTACGTGTATATTATAGTTAACATGGATACGTACCTGTATAGAATAGTTAACATGGATACGTACCTGTATAGAATAGTTATCATGGATACGTATCTGTATAGAATAGTTATCATGGATACGTATCTGTATAGAATATTTAACATGGATACGTACGTGTATATTATAGTTAATACGGATACGTACCTGTATAGAATAGTTAACATGGATACGTACCTGTATAGAATAGTTATCATGGATACGTATCTGTATAGAATATTTAACATGGATACGTACGTGTATATTATAGTTAATACGGATACGTACCTGTATAGAATAGTTAACATGGATACGTACCTGTATAGAATAGTTGTCATGGATACGTATCTGTATAGAATATTTAACATGGATACGTACCTGTATAGAATAGTTATCATGGATACGTACGTGTATATTATAGTTAATAcgtacctgtatataataatcAATATGAATACGTACCCGTATATAATAATTGATATGAATACTTATATGTAAATGATAGGTAATACTGATACGTACCTATATCTAATAATTAATTTGgatacatacctgtatatgcTCATTAATTTGTAATACGTACCACTTCCACCACCGAAAACGAACCAGTGACCAGCTATACAGGAATAACGTAAGATAGAAACGCTTTATTAACCAAAGGGACACATTTTCTTCCAATCgataatatcaatgatattaaATATGTAGGTGAATAAGAAAGGTTTGTCAGAGCTGAAGACTTACATGATATGTatagaaacaaatgaatgacTGAAATTTCTACAGCGCAAACTTAACGTATACCAATTTGTATTGATTCATCCTTTACATAACAATAAATGGTTTACAATTTTGGTCGACATTTGACTGATCGCATGTTCGTTAAATTGTCAAAAGAGTTTAATATCTACACATCTGTCTAGTTTGTCATATGGTTTTAAGTCTGATTTATGTTCTCACTTGTTGTCTtttttgatgttgttgttgtcgtcgttgTTGATGATGACGACAATGTTGTTGCTGTTGACGTTGTTGACGGCGTTGATGTTGTTGACAACGGTGTTGTTGTTGTAAGTGGTACTGTTGTTGATGATGGCGTTGTTGTTGATGGCTTTGTTGTTGATGACGTTATAGctaaaagaaacattttagttaaaaaaagaaaaacaactttttatcaaaattacattttgCCTGATTAAAGTTAGGGAAGCGGTACCAGCAATAATAACGATAGCCCTGCTGATTACAAAATGAACTTTCACCTTGACATATGACCCCGGCGTCCTCGGAGTGGTCACAGTCACCGTGACCATAGGGGACGAAGTGACACTGACCGAGGTTAGTCTCCTGACCACTACATTGGGTCTCGTCCAGCCAGATAGGGCCTTGACCACTGCCATACCTAGCCTTCGACGTGTGGGTAGCCTGGACGCTAAAATACAAAAGTCAAATATAGCATACTAACATAaatgtacagtttatataataatcaaagaGGAAACCGCAGTCAATcatgataattatttatttctatcATTAGCCTGACAAttctttaatttcttttaaCGTTTAAAAACAAAGTATAAAATGGCTTTCCCTCTATAATTAACGCTATCgatttttacaaacataaacTCACGTGCTATAACCAAGCATGCGGCAGGTGACTTTGGCGTCATCATCATCCCAGTTGTCATCACACACAGTGCCCCAGACGCCGTTGTGGAGAACCTCCACTCGACCTTCACTGGCACTTGGCCCGTCCACAAGACGAACCTTCAAAATTTCTTTGAGAAAAGAATATTATGACATATAGCGCACTATCTATTTGCAAAATTATTCTAAAGCGCATAATATGATAATACATTTAATTTcatgtataacacaaaaacTGATTTTCGACTCACgcaattataatataatgtttacaGGACGTCTGCAAAAGACTCTAAAAGCAGATTAAATAGGTAAGTTTTAACCCTTTTTTTGAATTTGGCAAAGGTTTTCGACTTTCTGGTAACTAATGGTAAGCTCTTCCACAGAGTGGCCACTACCTTTCCATAGTAACGTTTCGATACGAGCTTTTGGAACTCATAACAAGTAGTGATCGTGACAGCTGGTAGAGAGCGACAACCTCCTGTAAATATTCCAGAGCTGTTCCATTTATTGCCTTGTATGTGTACATCGAAAACGTGTACTGTGTCCTGAACCACACAGGTATTAAATGCAACTAAAAAAGCACTGGTGTGATGTGCTCCATATTTCGAGTAAATGAAACCAGGCGTCCTGCAGTGTTCCAGACTCTGTGCCAATCAGTGCATCAGATACACAAAAAGTGCCAAGCATTACCATAGTCTTATCGAGAGGTAACAAGCGAATGTACCAACGTCTTGCATGCATCTGTGGTGATAAGTTGCCGAATACACCTAATGTTTCTTATTTGATGAAAGTGTTCAGGGAGCTATCAACGGGTACACCGCGCTTTCTGACAGCTTGGACTTTCTCAGTAGTTTGGAGACCAAATTTTAGCTGGATACCTTTAGTGTGCTGATACTTATAGGAAAAGGACTATCAGTTCTGTCGTTTCCTTATTAAGTTTGAGCATATTGGAGTTTTTCAGgtactgatgtcattgacaCAGGTTTCTACACTTGCTGTTATTGTGACCCAGTTGTCTTCCTGTCTGGTGACCATGTTGATTTATGTGTCGTCGGCAGGAATAAATATGGTATCGAAAGCTATGAAGACAAAACTCCCCGATTAGTCCAGAATAAAGACAGTATTTTCATGGCCCCAGTACGTAATCCTGAGGAACCCTGAAGTCTAAGATTTTCGTCGTCCGAATCAGTTGATCCAAGGGCCACCCACTGTTGTCGTCGTTCTCTCAAGTAGGATTGGATCCAGCGTAGTGCATCACCGGTCATCCAATACGAGTACTCCAGACATTTGAAATGTATGCCATGGTCAATGACATCAAATGCAGGAGAGAGATGAAGCATGATAAAAACCGCTCTACACTTGTTATCAAGGCCGGGGCTATATCACTGTAGACACGAGGCAGAGCTATCTCAGTggaatgtttggtttggtttgtttttgtttaacgtcctattaacagccagggtcatttaaggacgtgccaggttttggagatggaggaaagccggagtacccggagaaaaaccaccgacctacggtcagtacctggcaactgccccacgtaggtttcgaactcgcaacccagaggtggagggctagtgataaagtgtcggtacaccttaaccactcggccaccgcggccccctacAGTGGAATGTTCCGTGTGGTTGGCTATGTAAGTGGTCATATAGACTGTTTGCATGGAGACGAGTCTCTTAACACTTGGGGACAATCTTCTGAAGATCTTGGGTAGGTCAGATTAAATTAATACTGGGCGGTATTTCTTCAATTTCTTCTTGTCCATTCCAGGATTCTTCCACATATGCCTTCTTTAAACACAAGGTAAACATTGACTCATCTAATCATTTGTTTATGATTGAGGTTATAAAGGGGAGCCGTGTTTCAAGACATTAGCTAAGTAAAATTGTGGGGAGAAGATCCAGTTCACAGTATTTCGATTACGAGATTGTAATAATCTTGCGCAACTTATATTCGGTTGTTGGTGTGAACTATATCAAAGGTTCGCCACCGAGATGGATATTATCAGCCATGACAGAGATATTGGTGTCAGAAGATCAATCCTGTGTCTGAGTTTGTTGATTTTATCCCGAAAAAAAAATCGTGAACTTGTTGAACAAAGCTTTATCAGAAGAAAAGCTCGGTAAGACTATTTCACCATTGTGCCCCATTAGGTTTCAAGTGAGCCTAAAAAGCTCTCTGTGATTAATCCTGTATCTTACATTGAATGAGAAATGAACTGACTGACCGACATTCCTCCCTGTATAGCTGCCGATTGACGCTTAATTTGTTTTTGCCATTGTTTTGTCGCCTTTCTTCGTATATGTTTTGCAtcacaaaattgtttatttggTCTCGCAGTAACGACTTTGTCTGAAGACATGTTTCTCGACTAGAGCATCAATACCAGATTTATTTGCTTCAACAGTCATCTCCATCGTCAGTAGACCGTGGGACCGAAGAAGTCGGTCGAGATTTTGCGGAATAAGAAGCAATATGATCACAAGATGGTTTCTCTTAGCATCGCTCAGACACATTCTGCCACTAAACCTTCTTCGTGGATAACAGAAGTCTTCCCTTTGTTTGGCCATTTTCATAGGTAGCTTGCATGAAAGGATGTGAAGAGCTAGCGGAAACTTCAAAATAAGACGACACAGTGTAGACTGTATACTAGACATGTATTTTGTAGCATACATGTCGACAACAATTTAAGGGGGAATCAATAGCAGATATACTGACAAGGTGTAGATATTCCAATACTattttacaaatacaatgtacatagttCTAGTATTATTCCGTCACCACGTTATAAATAAGAATTGATATAGAATACCTCGTGGtactgctgttgttgttgtcattgtagtagttggcaATGCTATCAAATAAATCAATAGAAATTGATCTCAACCATgaacaatatattaaaaaatcaccttatataaaatcaaataagGCTGCTTCTTTCaaaatgttgtttataattttcattgtgatacacataatatataattacattatgtgtaaaatgtataaatcattTCTGGTCGTTATATAATCTATATTATGCAATTACTTGATAAAGTACATGATCGACATTTAGGAAATGTAGTTGTATGGATAAACTGACCTTGACATATGACCCCGGCGTCCTCGGAATGGTCACAGTCACCGTGACCATAGGGTTCCATTGAACACTGACCGAGGTTAGTCTCTTGACCACTACATTGGGTCTCGTCCAGCCAGATAGGGCCGTGACCACTGCCATACCTAGCCTTTGAGGTGTGGACAGCCTGGGCACTATAAACACAGGTACCATGATGGGTGTAGTAATATTATTAAGCTAGGTAGGCTAGATTTAGCAGTGTCCTAGGAAAACGAAAGGGCTCTATGATGTAGTCTAATTTATTTTGGCTCTCTTACTTTCTCTCTATTGAACCTTACTCTCTCCTTATCTAACTCTccactgtatctaactctctactgtatctaactctccacttatctaactctctactgtatctaactctccacttatctaactctctactgtatcaaacctctactgtatctaaatctttactgtatctaactctctactgtatctaaccctctactgtatctaactctctactgtatctaaccctctactgtatctaactctgtACTGAATCGAACTCTCTATTGTacctaactctctactgtatctaattctctactgtatctaattgtctactgtatctaactctctactgcaTCTAAccctctactgtatctaactatctaGTGAATCgaactctctattgtatcttaATCTCTACTGTATccaactctctactgtatctaaataTCTCGTACTGTATCTACCTGTACCTCTCAACTGTATCTAAGTCGCTTCTGCATCTAACTCTATACTGTATCTTAATCTCCATTGTAtttaactctctactgtatctttcTCTTTACTGAATCgaactctctattgtatctagctctctactgtatcttactctactgtatctaactctctactgtatctaactctctactgtatcttaatCTCCATTGTAtttaactctctactgtatctttcTCTTTACTGAATCgaactctctattgtatctactCTGTACTGTATccaactctctactgtatcctaatctctattgtatctaactctttactttatctaactctctactgtatctaactctctactgtatctaacccTCTACTGTATCTTAATCTCCATTGTAtttaactctctactgtatctttcTCTTTACTGAATCgaactctctattgtatctatcTCTGTACTGTATccaactctctactgtatcctaatctctattgtatctaactctttactttatctaactctctactgtatctaactctactgtatctaactctctactgtatctaacttttTACTGTATCTagctctctactgtatctatctctttactgtatctaactctctactgtatctaactctctactgtatctaactctctacggtatctaactctctctactgtatctaactctctactgtatctaactctctactgtatctaactctctactgtatctaactctctactgtatctaactgtctactgtatctaactctctactgtatctaactctactgtatctaactctctactgtatctacctctctactgtatctaactctactgtatctaactctattGTATCTCACTctctgctgtatctaactctctactgtatctaactctctattgtatctaactctactgtatcttactctctataGTATCtcactctctactgtatctacctCTCAACTGTATCCAAGTCGCTACTGAATCGAACtctatactgtatctaactcattactgtatctaactttctactgtatctaactctactgtatctaactctactgtatctaactctctactgtatcttactctatACTCTAACTCTCAACTTGTTTTGAATGGTGCTGATATATTGTGTGTCTATAGCAATATAACTATCCTTTCTGAACTCATAGACTGACAACTCCTGACAGCACTTATAAATTCCTAAGAAGAAACTACTTTAGATGCCATTTTAACtccattatatagtatatactatatctattatcaaatcaatatttcaacttgtacatttttgtatatctCTTTTGTGTGCGTTTTTTTCACAAGTTTTTAATTTCGTTTCCtttttacacacacacacacacacacacacactcacacccacacacacacacacacacacacacttaatTACGAAACACGTGACGGGCAGTGGAGCAGTTGGAGAAGACAAACCCGTTAATGTTTTCTCACCCAGAGTATCCAAGCATGCGACAAACAACACTCGCATCGTCATCGTCCCAGTTATCGTCACAAACggtaccccatctaccatcatAGAATACCTCCACGCGACCCTCTGAGGCATTCGGGCCGTCGACCAGACGTACTTTTAGGGTTGCTGTAGAACAAGAGTATGAGCATTACATATATTTGATAAggtgtattatatattaatcaaaatcaaatgtaaatatgGCATGCAAAGCTAACAACGTTTGCTACAATTATTCAATCAGGAAAGtatgtcattgccatggctgccattcactgttggctttaaattgattgagcattcGCCTTATTCTCGCTCCATCAggctttcatctatttccaaaactgaaaacagctggatgactttctgaacagccaagagaaggagttctataaaagtggcatcgaggcccttaaacaccgctggcaaaagtgtatagatactgaaggggataatgtgaaaaaataatacatattccggcaaaattcaaatccttcaataaaTGGCTCAAAACATATCAATAAGCCTCGTATATTCCTAGATCTTTGATGTAAAACAAGATGGCTGAATCAATATTTGGTGCACAATGCCGAAGTTTGTAAGTTCTCGGGTTCACGATACCATTTTGGTATTTCCTTTTGGGCAATGTTGTTGACCTTGTGTCTCGTCCTTGATATTGTCTAGTTACAGAACATCAATAGGTCGCTGGCCAGGAATAGAAATCACGTGATAAATACTATAATACAATTAACCTTAACGTTTACCTAACAATAGGGTATGTTGCAGCatggttttgttgttttatactcGTAGAGGGCGCTGTAGTTTAAACGAATGCTTGACATGTCTAACCGGATGTGTAAATAGTGATCACGGTAGGTCGTGTAGAGGGCGCTGTAGTATAAACACATGTTTgacatgtgtatgtatttagGGATAACGGTAGGTCGTGTAAACGCGCTGTAGTATTAACGAATGTTCGACATGTCTAACcggatatatatgtatacccgGATACGTATGTATAACCggatatgtatgtataaagtgATCACTCTAGGTAGTATAGAGGGCGCTGTAGCATAAAATGACGTTTGCTTGTTTGGCATGTCTCACCGGATGTGGATGTGGATGTGATGACGGGTTTTAACGTTGTAGTGTAAACTGACAAACTCATTGACTGTATTAACTATTATATTATAGTGCATACACATTGATGCACTCTGTATATATGGACTATGAATGTCCCTTTGGCGTTTGTGGTATAAACAGACGTTTGCCAATACTAACCTGGGGCTGTAGATGTAACCACAGGCGTAGTTGTAGGCGATAAAGAATAGGTTGCTGCAGGTAGTTGATTTGGTGATACTGCAATGGAATGTCTTGAAATAAagtcaatatttaaatttaattaaaaacaatcaCAGTATGAGATAGCTTCATAGATCATGGACGTCAATAGATTACTGAGAAACCGTCCGTGGTATTGATTAACCTGattgatataaaacatcacaaatCATTGAAGGTGTATAACAGCAAAAATTTAATGTCTCTGATGATCAATCCAGAAACAAACTGCAAAAGggtgttttaaaaaaaaaatcaaattaacacTTTCATTTTCTGGCATATTAACAAAAGAAATGGCTAGGGTGCGGTAAATATGATGTCGTAGTGTCTGAGTTTATCAGTATATAGATAGTGAGATAGATAAGACAGTCGTTTGATATAGTAAACATGAGACTCACGGTTACAACAATTATTTTCGCATCGTAAACTATCCGACAAAGCCCACATTTcctgtaaacaaaaaatgaaataaaattgtgaTTATTACTTAATTATAATGTTGTGTCTCATAACACCCACTTTATAAGTTATCTCATAAACATACGTGTTATAACACCAACTACATAAGTTATCTTACGCGTTATAGCAACCA
This genomic stretch from Pecten maximus chromosome 16, xPecMax1.1, whole genome shotgun sequence harbors:
- the LOC117344998 gene encoding soluble scavenger receptor cysteine-rich domain-containing protein SSC5D-like, encoding MIAACCLLLLQVCTASLDRLEATRVNQEQPERRASQCMVCPLAYPTTSQPHQHHHGDNWNLCIHISYSMDPCDFDVPKCVPYLGETYPIFGSTYLRVEYKHSREMWALSDSLRCENNCCNLSPNQLPAATYSLSPTTTPVVTSTAPATLKVRLVDGPNASEGRVEVFYDGRWGTVCDDNWDDDDASVVCRMLGYSGAQAVHTSKARYGSGHGPIWLDETQCSGQETNLGQCSMEPYGHGDCDHSEDAGVICQALPTTTMTTTTAVPREILKVRLVDGPSASEGRVEVLHNGVWGTVCDDNWDDDDAKVTCRMLGYSTVQATHTSKARYGSGQGPIWLDETQCSGQETNLGQCHFVPYGHGDCDHSEDAGVICQAITSSTTKPSTTTPSSTTVPLTTTTPLSTTSTPSTTSTATTLSSSSTTTTTTTSKKTTTGHWFVFGGGSVIG